A single genomic interval of Novosphingobium ginsenosidimutans harbors:
- a CDS encoding TonB-dependent receptor: MLLASAALISGAGQAWAEDATPAPARDATATAGNETGDIVVTARRREESLQNVPIAVTAVSGAALAKTGATDIANIQAVAPSLTITTQGTSRTAFALSLRGQRTNEAQLLTDQPVGAYFAEVLQARSIGFASSLYDIQSVQVLKGVQGTLFGRNMTGGAVLVEPNRPTDKLAAEVVAQVGNYKMHDVYGMLNIPLADWASLRVAGKTRERKGYTTDVSDGRDYDDQNYDTFRASLRLTPGGGIESTTIFDWLRSRIHGSALYPTAINPAAPAIGAYAYFRSLGLNVADPVAQFARQQTLGRQQFDQGFGDGGNLDAYGFKPYEYSKNWGVTNRTIIPVGDLTLKNVFGYRKVEYASFQDLDGVPAFLINSAQTRNIEQYSEEFQVQGKALDNRLNFVAGIYYFLEQGSDGSTSQQFPELALVSQGLPLTTPAVLFRNALGGTGRAEAVAGYLAGTYKFSDKFQLSAGGRYTTDKRSATVSPQLPALGVCLYRRPDGTSFPFAQCTHSNSNTWNAFTWDVTLQYQPSDALTAYISTRKGFRAGGFSLRATSDAELAPFNPEKVQEYELGLKTRTDLGGARLTTATALFFQNYRNVQKQQAGIDGGGNVTTIISNTAAQHNYGAEFDAGLHSGPFDMTLSYAYVNIDITKGLQPFEHELVGAPQHQVGVTLNYATPLAGLGDLNLNASMSYRSKIWLDLNDDQSLQKGYALVNLRASLGNIKGTGIGAAAFVNNLTDQFYRVGVIGIYREAGYISSTYGEPRTYGLELSYKF, encoded by the coding sequence ATGTTGCTGGCTTCTGCGGCATTGATCTCGGGTGCCGGGCAGGCCTGGGCCGAGGATGCAACGCCGGCACCGGCACGCGATGCGACTGCCACTGCCGGTAACGAGACTGGCGATATTGTTGTCACCGCACGGCGCCGTGAAGAATCCCTGCAGAACGTGCCAATCGCGGTTACTGCGGTATCCGGCGCCGCGCTTGCCAAGACGGGAGCCACGGACATTGCCAACATCCAGGCAGTGGCGCCGTCCTTGACGATCACCACTCAGGGGACGAGTCGGACGGCCTTCGCCCTTTCGCTGCGCGGCCAGCGCACGAACGAGGCGCAGCTGCTGACCGACCAGCCGGTTGGTGCCTACTTTGCGGAAGTTTTGCAGGCGCGATCCATCGGGTTTGCATCATCGCTTTATGATATCCAGTCGGTCCAGGTGCTCAAGGGCGTCCAGGGCACGCTGTTCGGCCGCAACATGACTGGCGGTGCCGTGCTGGTTGAGCCCAATCGACCGACCGACAAACTGGCGGCCGAGGTGGTCGCGCAAGTCGGCAACTACAAGATGCATGACGTTTACGGCATGCTCAACATTCCGCTAGCGGACTGGGCATCGCTGCGTGTTGCCGGGAAGACCCGCGAACGCAAGGGGTACACGACGGACGTCAGTGACGGTCGGGATTATGATGATCAGAACTACGATACCTTCCGTGCTTCACTACGACTGACGCCGGGCGGCGGGATCGAATCGACCACTATCTTCGATTGGCTGCGCAGTCGTATTCACGGGTCCGCCCTCTATCCGACCGCCATCAACCCGGCCGCGCCGGCCATCGGGGCCTACGCGTACTTTCGTTCGCTAGGCCTGAACGTCGCGGACCCGGTTGCGCAGTTTGCCCGGCAGCAAACCTTGGGCCGCCAACAATTCGATCAGGGCTTCGGTGACGGCGGCAATCTCGACGCCTATGGATTCAAACCGTACGAATACAGCAAGAACTGGGGCGTGACCAATCGCACCATAATTCCGGTCGGTGATCTCACGTTGAAGAACGTGTTTGGTTATCGAAAAGTGGAGTATGCTTCCTTTCAGGACCTGGACGGAGTTCCGGCTTTCCTGATCAACTCTGCACAGACACGAAATATCGAGCAATACAGTGAAGAATTTCAAGTTCAGGGGAAGGCGCTCGATAATCGCCTCAATTTCGTAGCCGGAATTTACTACTTCCTTGAGCAAGGGTCTGACGGGTCCACTTCGCAACAGTTTCCCGAACTTGCGCTCGTCAGTCAGGGATTGCCGCTGACGACACCCGCTGTCCTGTTCAGGAACGCTCTGGGAGGTACCGGGCGCGCGGAGGCGGTGGCGGGTTACCTCGCAGGCACCTACAAGTTCTCCGACAAGTTCCAACTGTCTGCTGGCGGACGCTACACCACCGACAAGCGCAGCGCGACTGTGTCTCCCCAGCTTCCAGCGCTCGGTGTATGCCTGTATCGTCGACCTGACGGGACGAGCTTCCCGTTCGCACAGTGCACTCACTCGAATTCCAACACCTGGAATGCCTTCACCTGGGATGTGACGCTGCAATATCAGCCTTCAGATGCGCTGACGGCTTATATTTCCACGCGAAAAGGCTTCAGGGCGGGCGGGTTCTCGCTCCGGGCAACATCTGACGCCGAACTGGCACCCTTCAATCCGGAGAAGGTGCAGGAGTACGAACTCGGCTTGAAAACGCGCACAGATCTGGGCGGTGCGCGCCTGACGACTGCTACGGCCCTGTTTTTCCAGAATTACAGGAATGTACAGAAGCAGCAGGCCGGCATCGATGGTGGCGGCAACGTCACGACAATCATCTCCAATACGGCTGCCCAGCACAACTATGGCGCAGAATTCGATGCAGGGTTGCATTCCGGTCCGTTCGATATGACGCTGTCCTATGCCTATGTGAACATCGATATCACGAAGGGACTGCAACCGTTCGAACATGAACTGGTCGGTGCTCCCCAGCATCAGGTTGGTGTTACGCTGAATTATGCAACTCCACTCGCCGGTTTGGGAGACTTGAACCTCAATGCCAGCATGTCTTATCGCAGCAAAATCTGGCTTGATCTCAATGACGACCAGAGCCTGCAAAAGGGCTATGCCCTGGTGAACCTCCGAGCATCGCTCGGGAACATCAAGGGGACCGGGATCGGGGCTGCCGCTTTCGTGAATAATCTGACCGACCAGTTCTATCGTGTTGGCGTGATTGGTATTTATCGCGAAGCTGGCTACATCTCCAGCACTTACGGTGAACCAAGAACATACGGTCTTGAGCTGTCCTACAAGTTCTGA
- a CDS encoding tetratricopeptide repeat protein, with product MSDELASEAEIAGLITAIETRADGEDQDIAALLRRYPDDPRLHFMLGSVLAGKGRAIEAHRSMSRAVVLAPGFQVARYQLGFFELTSGESERALSTWGPLLAAPRDNYLRIFVEGMTHLIRDEFAEAIAQFQAGIALNTENPPMNADIQLLIAECRKLMDRTGGSAEEDVSATALLLGRFSGNRTVQ from the coding sequence ATGTCCGATGAGTTGGCATCCGAGGCCGAAATCGCGGGGCTGATCACCGCGATCGAAACCCGCGCCGATGGCGAGGATCAGGACATTGCCGCGCTGCTCCGTCGCTACCCGGATGATCCGCGGTTGCATTTCATGCTCGGCTCAGTCCTGGCCGGCAAGGGGCGGGCAATCGAGGCGCATCGATCGATGAGCCGTGCGGTCGTGCTGGCCCCTGGCTTCCAGGTGGCGCGGTATCAGCTTGGCTTTTTCGAACTCACTTCGGGCGAATCGGAGCGCGCGCTGTCAACCTGGGGGCCACTGCTTGCCGCGCCGCGCGACAACTATCTGCGCATCTTTGTTGAAGGGATGACTCACCTGATCCGCGACGAGTTTGCCGAGGCGATTGCGCAGTTCCAGGCGGGGATTGCCCTCAACACCGAAAACCCACCCATGAACGCCGATATCCAACTGCTGATTGCTGAGTGCCGTAAGCTCATGGATCGGACAGGCGGGTCTGCTGAGGAGGATGTCTCTGCCACGGCGCTGCTGCTGGGCCGGTTCTCCGGCAACCGCACAGTCCAGTAG
- a CDS encoding sigma factor-like helix-turn-helix DNA-binding protein, with amino-acid sequence MLLGLSKGRVSQLHSQGLERLRKQMAPVR; translated from the coding sequence TTGCTGCTTGGATTGAGCAAGGGTCGCGTATCGCAATTGCATTCGCAAGGGCTCGAGCGCCTGCGCAAACAGATGGCGCCTGTGCGCTAA
- a CDS encoding tetratricopeptide repeat protein — MAEEAEAKLERLLGYLDHDRDNPVLAVDCAGAALEANRIELARELLAPFLAANRLGTRGLSLAGIAAMRGGDQETAQRIYAARLDEAPDDQGARFNLAWSQALSDNHLAARETLGDVSGTDLPQAAMLDLQLAHHLGEFAEAQAKIPQYTARFPDYQPLHAAIALLALDMDEPELAREAAKLGGDHPDALATLGTFALADSNHDAARAMFLRSLTTRPDNPRAHVGLGLVELATGRSNEALDHLDRGAEQFDDHLGAWLAAGWAHFLAGNPDAARERIETALRHDDTFGEAQGSLAAMEAIAGNFEAARHRLEIARRLDRNAFSVAFTGMILAAAEGDQAKAQRIFEIAAKQPMGPDGSTLAEALAKMAM; from the coding sequence GTGGCTGAAGAAGCAGAAGCGAAGCTCGAACGTCTCCTTGGCTATCTTGATCACGATCGGGACAACCCGGTCCTGGCGGTTGATTGCGCCGGTGCGGCACTTGAAGCCAATCGGATCGAGCTGGCGCGCGAGCTGCTGGCGCCGTTTTTGGCAGCGAACCGGTTGGGTACGCGAGGTCTGAGCCTTGCCGGCATCGCCGCCATGCGGGGCGGGGACCAGGAGACCGCCCAACGGATTTATGCCGCGCGACTGGATGAAGCGCCCGATGATCAGGGCGCGCGGTTCAATCTGGCGTGGAGCCAGGCCCTGTCCGACAATCATTTGGCGGCACGCGAGACGCTGGGCGACGTGAGCGGGACAGACCTGCCGCAGGCGGCCATGCTTGACCTGCAGCTGGCTCATCATCTGGGTGAATTTGCGGAAGCCCAAGCGAAGATCCCGCAGTACACAGCGCGTTTCCCGGACTATCAACCGCTGCATGCGGCAATCGCGCTGTTGGCGCTAGACATGGACGAACCGGAATTGGCGCGCGAGGCTGCGAAGCTGGGCGGTGATCATCCCGATGCCTTGGCCACGCTTGGCACTTTTGCTCTGGCCGATAGCAACCACGATGCCGCGCGCGCGATGTTTCTGCGCTCGCTCACCACGCGCCCAGACAATCCACGGGCCCATGTTGGGCTCGGGCTGGTCGAGCTCGCAACTGGCAGGAGCAACGAGGCGCTCGACCACCTCGATCGCGGGGCAGAGCAGTTCGATGATCACCTGGGCGCCTGGCTAGCGGCGGGATGGGCCCATTTTCTTGCTGGTAACCCAGACGCCGCGCGTGAACGCATTGAGACGGCGCTGCGCCACGATGATACCTTTGGTGAAGCCCAAGGTTCGCTGGCAGCCATGGAAGCAATTGCCGGGAATTTTGAAGCCGCGCGGCACCGTCTGGAGATCGCGCGGCGCCTGGATCGCAATGCCTTCTCGGTAGCCTTTACTGGGATGATCCTGGCCGCGGCCGAGGGCGATCAGGCGAAGGCGCAGCGGATCTTTGAGATCGCGGCCAAGCAGCCGATGGGTCCGGACGGATCGACCCTGGCCGAGGCTCTCGCTAAGATGGCGATGTAG
- a CDS encoding formate dehydrogenase subunit delta, giving the protein MANQIARNLAAQGEDAAIAATAQHIRDFWDPRMKAAIIAVDPAPLEPIARAAIERLRSAL; this is encoded by the coding sequence ATGGCCAATCAGATCGCCCGGAATCTTGCCGCCCAAGGTGAGGATGCAGCGATCGCCGCAACCGCGCAGCATATTCGCGATTTCTGGGATCCACGGATGAAGGCGGCGATCATCGCGGTTGATCCAGCACCCCTCGAACCCATCGCCCGGGCCGCGATTGAACGGCTACGCTCGGCGCTATAG
- the fdhF gene encoding formate dehydrogenase subunit alpha, whose amino-acid sequence MGYERQVDFGTPAVQSDSAVSLTIDGRSVTVPAGTSIMRAAAESGGSIPSLCATDSVKAFGSCRMCLVQIEGRRGTPASCTTPVEPGMVVHTQTALLTRLRRGVMELYISDHPLDCLTCSANNDCELQDTAAEVGLRDVRYGYAGENHLGLETDASNPYFDFDPSKCIACSRCVRACDEVQGTLALTMDGRGFASKISAGQAGDDFLSSECVSCGACVQACPTATLQEKAVKEIGKPERAVITTCAYCGVGCTFRAEMRGEQLVRMVPWKDGKANRGHSCVKGRFAWGYANHQDRITEPMIRDSIEEPWRVVSWAEAFAHTAARLNAIKAQHGPRALGGITSSRCTNEETFLVQKLVRAGFGSNNVDTCARVCHSPTGYGLKTTFGTSAGTQDFDSVMDSDVILVIGANPTDAHPVFASRMKRRLRQGAKLIVIDPRRIDLVRSPHIQAAHHLPLQPGTNVAVLTAMAHVIVTEGLADEAFIRERCDWDEYQDWARFVSDEKHSPEVLEAVTRVPAAELRAAARLFATGGNGAIYYGLGVTEHSQGSSTVMAIANLAMVTGNIGRRGVGVNPLRGQNNVQGACDMGSFPHELSGYRHISDVATRGLFEQVWGVTLDPEPGLRIPNMLDAALDGSFRAIYIQGEDILQSDPNTHHVAAGLKAMELVIVHDLFLNETANYAHVFLPGSTFLEKNGTFTNAERRIQLVRKVMEPANGLEDWEVTQEIARAMGLEWNYAHPSEIMDEIARLTPTFAGVSFGRLDREGSLQWPVNDKAPDGSPIMHVDGFVRGKGKFVVTDYVPTDEKTGPRFPLLLTTGRILSQYNVGAQTRRTANTVWHDEDLLEIHPTDAENRGIKSGDWVRLASRTGETTLRAEVTERVAPGVVYTTFHHPATQANVVTTEFSDWATNCPEYKVTAVQVSPSNGPTEWQESYASWSEKSRRIAAEPAE is encoded by the coding sequence ATGGGCTATGAACGGCAAGTCGATTTCGGCACGCCGGCGGTCCAGTCGGACAGCGCAGTTTCGCTGACCATCGACGGTCGTTCGGTTACTGTCCCCGCCGGGACCAGCATCATGCGCGCGGCGGCCGAGAGCGGCGGCTCGATCCCCAGCCTCTGCGCGACCGACAGCGTCAAGGCGTTCGGTTCGTGCCGGATGTGCCTCGTCCAGATTGAGGGACGGCGCGGCACCCCCGCGAGCTGCACCACCCCGGTCGAGCCCGGCATGGTGGTGCACACCCAGACCGCGCTGCTTACCCGGCTGCGGCGCGGGGTGATGGAACTCTACATCTCCGATCATCCGCTCGATTGCCTGACCTGCAGCGCCAACAACGATTGCGAGTTGCAGGATACCGCCGCCGAAGTCGGTTTGCGGGACGTGCGTTATGGCTATGCGGGCGAGAACCACCTCGGCCTCGAAACCGATGCCTCAAACCCCTATTTCGATTTCGACCCCTCGAAATGCATCGCCTGCTCGCGCTGCGTACGCGCCTGTGACGAAGTCCAGGGCACGCTCGCACTGACCATGGATGGCCGCGGCTTCGCCTCCAAGATCAGCGCGGGCCAGGCCGGCGACGATTTCCTGTCCAGCGAATGCGTTTCCTGCGGCGCCTGCGTGCAAGCCTGCCCAACCGCGACCTTGCAGGAAAAGGCGGTCAAGGAAATCGGCAAGCCCGAGCGCGCGGTGATCACCACCTGCGCCTATTGCGGGGTCGGCTGCACGTTCCGCGCCGAAATGCGCGGGGAGCAGCTGGTCCGGATGGTGCCGTGGAAGGACGGCAAGGCCAACCGCGGCCACTCCTGCGTCAAGGGCCGCTTCGCCTGGGGCTATGCCAACCACCAGGACCGGATCACGGAGCCGATGATCCGGGATTCGATCGAGGAACCCTGGCGTGTGGTCAGCTGGGCGGAAGCCTTTGCTCACACCGCCGCGCGGCTGAACGCGATCAAGGCTCAGCATGGCCCGCGCGCACTCGGCGGGATCACCTCGAGCCGCTGCACCAACGAGGAAACCTTCCTGGTCCAGAAGCTGGTCCGCGCCGGGTTCGGATCGAACAATGTCGATACCTGCGCACGGGTCTGTCACTCACCGACCGGCTATGGCCTGAAGACTACCTTTGGGACTTCGGCCGGCACGCAAGACTTTGACTCGGTGATGGATTCGGACGTGATCCTCGTGATCGGCGCCAACCCAACCGACGCGCACCCCGTCTTTGCTTCACGCATGAAGCGGCGGTTGCGCCAGGGCGCCAAGCTGATCGTGATCGACCCGCGCCGGATCGACCTGGTCCGTAGCCCGCACATCCAGGCCGCGCATCACCTCCCGCTCCAGCCCGGCACCAATGTCGCGGTGCTGACCGCAATGGCTCACGTCATCGTCACCGAAGGCCTCGCCGACGAGGCCTTCATTCGCGAACGCTGCGACTGGGACGAATACCAGGACTGGGCGCGCTTCGTGTCCGACGAGAAGCACAGCCCGGAAGTGCTGGAGGCCGTGACCCGCGTCCCTGCCGCCGAGCTGCGCGCTGCTGCCCGACTGTTTGCCACCGGTGGCAACGGGGCGATCTATTACGGCCTCGGCGTGACCGAGCACAGCCAGGGTTCCTCAACCGTCATGGCGATCGCCAACCTTGCCATGGTTACCGGCAACATCGGCCGGCGCGGTGTGGGCGTGAACCCGCTCCGCGGGCAAAACAACGTCCAGGGCGCCTGCGACATGGGCTCGTTCCCGCACGAGCTTTCGGGCTATCGCCACATCTCCGACGTCGCCACCCGCGGCCTGTTCGAACAGGTCTGGGGCGTCACGCTTGATCCCGAACCTGGCCTGCGCATTCCCAACATGCTCGACGCCGCGCTCGATGGCTCGTTCCGGGCGATCTACATCCAGGGCGAAGACATCCTCCAGTCCGATCCCAACACCCATCATGTCGCCGCCGGACTCAAGGCAATGGAACTGGTCATCGTCCACGACCTGTTCCTCAACGAGACCGCCAATTACGCACATGTCTTCCTGCCGGGTTCGACCTTCCTCGAGAAGAACGGCACCTTCACCAATGCCGAACGGCGGATTCAACTGGTCCGCAAGGTGATGGAGCCGGCTAATGGCCTCGAGGACTGGGAGGTGACACAGGAGATCGCCCGGGCGATGGGGCTTGAGTGGAACTACGCGCACCCGAGCGAGATCATGGACGAGATCGCGCGGCTTACCCCGACCTTTGCCGGAGTTTCGTTTGGACGGCTCGATCGCGAGGGTTCGCTGCAGTGGCCGGTCAATGACAAGGCGCCTGATGGCAGCCCGATCATGCACGTTGATGGGTTCGTGCGGGGCAAGGGTAAGTTTGTTGTGACCGACTATGTGCCGACCGACGAGAAGACCGGCCCGCGCTTCCCACTGCTGCTCACCACCGGACGCATCCTCAGCCAGTACAACGTCGGCGCGCAAACCCGGCGGACTGCGAACACAGTCTGGCACGATGAGGACCTGCTCGAGATCCACCCGACCGACGCTGAGAACCGCGGCATCAAGAGCGGTGACTGGGTCCGCCTTGCCAGCAGGACCGGCGAGACCACCCTGCGCGCCGAGGTGACAGAGCGGGTCGCGCCGGGCGTGGTCTACACTACCTTTCACCACCCTGCGACCCAGGCCAATGTCGTCACGACCGAGTTCTCCGACTGGGCTACGAACTGTCCGGAGTACAAGGTTACGGCGGTGCAGGTTTCGCCCAGCAATGGGCCAACCGAATGGCAAGAAAGCTATGCCAGCTGGTCCGAAAAGAGCCGCCGTATCGCGGCCGAACCGGCCGAGTAG
- the mobA gene encoding molybdenum cofactor guanylyltransferase produces the protein MILGCVLAGGQSSRFGSDKALAELHGRTLLSRAVDTLSGWCEHVVVVGRAEAPAPTLPDWPRPGMGPLGGLAAALHLAADEGYEAVLTCGVDAPHLPDDLLALLVPAPTYLAAQPVIGLWPVSSVAAIEAILHGTGKHSMRALAEAIGARPANLSAAPANINTPDDLRAVETHHGL, from the coding sequence ATGATCCTCGGATGCGTATTGGCAGGCGGCCAGTCGAGCCGCTTCGGCAGCGATAAGGCGTTGGCGGAGCTGCACGGTCGCACGCTCCTGTCACGCGCCGTCGATACGCTCTCAGGCTGGTGCGAACATGTCGTGGTGGTTGGCCGGGCCGAGGCCCCTGCCCCGACATTGCCCGATTGGCCCCGCCCTGGAATGGGTCCGCTTGGTGGACTAGCCGCCGCGCTCCACCTTGCGGCAGACGAGGGATACGAGGCGGTACTCACTTGCGGTGTCGATGCGCCGCACCTGCCAGACGATCTGCTAGCCCTTCTGGTGCCCGCCCCGACCTACCTGGCCGCACAGCCAGTGATCGGGCTGTGGCCGGTCAGCAGCGTTGCGGCGATCGAAGCGATCCTGCACGGCACCGGCAAACACTCGATGCGCGCCCTGGCCGAAGCGATTGGCGCTCGGCCGGCGAACCTGTCTGCCGCGCCGGCCAACATCAACACGCCCGACGATCTGCGGGCGGTGGAGACGCACCATGGGCTATGA
- a CDS encoding NADH-ubiquinone oxidoreductase-F iron-sulfur binding region domain-containing protein translates to MTVVRISDDALALACGAGAVAHAFAEAGSEIERVSSWGMHWLEPLVEIDGQGFGPVSPADVQAILAGHSDKAIGPIVQHPFIAGQQRLTFARAGRTRPLSLEDYAATGGWTALARARAMAPADVIAEVTGSGLRGRGGAGFPAGVKWQTVLAAAAPRKFVVCNADEGDSGTFADRMLMEGDPFQLIEGMAIAGHAVGAWQGFIYIRSEYPHAIAKLRAAISLAASQIAPFQIEVRVGAGAYVCGEETSLLNSIEGKRGEVRAKPPLPAIEGLFGCPTVVNNVLTLAAIPHILTDCGSSLYDSLGIDRSKGTMPIQLAGNIKHGGLFETAFGITLNDLIHGIGGGTASGRPVKAVQVGGPLGAYLHPSQFDLPFDYEAYSRANALIGHGGVVVFDDTANMGALARFAFQFCAAESCGKCTPCRIGSTRGVELIDRIRSGQHVPDLVAALPQMHNARNHARSREEELALLEDLCETMQYGSLCALGGFTPYPVRSALKHWPEDFA, encoded by the coding sequence ATGACGGTCGTGCGGATCAGCGACGATGCGCTTGCCCTCGCTTGCGGAGCGGGTGCAGTCGCGCATGCATTTGCGGAAGCAGGATCTGAGATTGAGCGGGTCTCCAGTTGGGGGATGCACTGGCTGGAACCGCTGGTTGAGATTGATGGCCAGGGGTTTGGGCCAGTCTCTCCCGCCGATGTGCAAGCGATCCTGGCTGGCCATTCGGACAAGGCGATTGGCCCGATCGTCCAGCACCCTTTCATCGCCGGCCAGCAGCGATTGACCTTCGCCCGCGCGGGCAGGACCCGCCCGCTCAGCCTTGAAGACTATGCAGCAACGGGGGGGTGGACTGCCCTCGCCCGTGCCCGGGCAATGGCGCCGGCGGATGTTATCGCCGAAGTCACTGGCTCTGGTCTGCGCGGTCGCGGGGGGGCGGGTTTCCCGGCTGGGGTCAAATGGCAAACGGTTCTAGCCGCCGCGGCGCCGCGCAAATTCGTGGTCTGCAATGCCGACGAAGGCGACAGCGGGACCTTTGCCGACCGGATGCTGATGGAAGGCGATCCCTTTCAGCTGATTGAGGGCATGGCCATCGCGGGCCACGCGGTCGGTGCCTGGCAAGGCTTCATCTATATCCGAAGCGAGTATCCGCATGCGATTGCCAAGCTGCGTGCTGCGATTTCGCTGGCCGCGTCTCAGATCGCGCCGTTCCAGATCGAGGTTCGCGTTGGCGCAGGGGCCTATGTTTGCGGAGAAGAAACCTCACTCCTGAACTCGATTGAGGGTAAGCGGGGAGAAGTCAGGGCGAAGCCGCCCTTGCCTGCAATCGAGGGCCTGTTCGGTTGTCCCACCGTGGTGAACAATGTCCTCACTCTCGCCGCGATCCCGCACATTCTGACTGACTGTGGTTCAAGCCTTTACGACAGCCTTGGCATCGACCGGTCCAAAGGGACAATGCCGATCCAACTTGCCGGCAATATCAAGCACGGCGGGCTGTTTGAAACGGCCTTCGGGATCACCTTGAACGATCTGATTCATGGTATTGGCGGGGGAACTGCTTCGGGCCGCCCGGTCAAGGCCGTTCAGGTGGGTGGCCCGCTTGGCGCATACCTTCATCCTAGCCAGTTCGATCTGCCGTTCGATTATGAAGCCTATTCGCGCGCTAATGCGCTGATCGGTCATGGCGGCGTGGTGGTGTTCGACGATACGGCCAACATGGGTGCACTCGCCCGTTTTGCGTTCCAGTTCTGCGCGGCGGAAAGCTGCGGAAAGTGTACGCCGTGCCGGATCGGCTCGACCCGTGGAGTCGAACTGATCGATCGAATTCGCTCTGGCCAACACGTGCCGGACTTGGTTGCAGCGCTTCCGCAGATGCACAACGCCCGCAATCACGCGCGCAGCCGGGAAGAGGAACTGGCTCTGCTTGAGGACCTGTGCGAAACCATGCAGTACGGATCGCTTTGCGCACTGGGCGGGTTCACGCCCTATCCGGTGCGCTCGGCACTGAAGCATTGGCCGGAGGACTTCGCATGA
- a CDS encoding NAD(P)H-dependent oxidoreductase subunit E: MTQEQRIAEICAAHAAQEGPLLPILHDVQAEFGCVDAAAERVIAHELNLSRAEVHGVVSFYHDFTAEPDPRPCIELCRAEACQARGVEALVAAAETAAGERVQLKTVYCLGLCSVGPAARVGDRLHARLDQASLVKLVQLT; encoded by the coding sequence GTGACGCAGGAGCAGCGCATCGCCGAAATCTGCGCGGCCCATGCGGCGCAGGAAGGGCCCTTGCTGCCGATCCTTCATGACGTCCAGGCCGAGTTTGGCTGCGTGGATGCAGCCGCCGAACGGGTGATCGCGCACGAGCTGAACCTCAGCCGCGCCGAAGTGCACGGCGTGGTCAGCTTCTACCATGACTTCACGGCCGAACCCGATCCACGCCCCTGCATCGAATTATGCCGGGCCGAAGCCTGCCAGGCGCGCGGGGTCGAAGCGCTGGTTGCCGCCGCTGAAACCGCAGCCGGTGAGCGGGTGCAGCTCAAGACAGTCTATTGCCTCGGCCTATGCAGTGTCGGACCGGCAGCGCGGGTTGGCGACCGTCTCCATGCCCGTCTGGACCAGGCGAGCTTGGTCAAGCTGGTGCAGTTGACATGA
- the fghA gene encoding S-formylglutathione hydrolase, protein METVSTNRSHGGTQGVYTHQSTATGTAMTFSVFVPDHAPEAKLPVLWYLSGLTCTHANVTEKGEFRAACAEHGIIFIAPDTSPRGDDLPDDEAYDFGKGAGFYVDAVQAPWSVNYRMRTYIEQELPALVAEHFPVDMARQGITGHSMGGHGALTIGLRNPDRFRSVSAFSPIVSPLNCPWGEKALGGYLGPDKAAWRAYDACALIEDGARLPDLLVDQGDADSFLHEQLKTGLLVMACRKAGIPATIRMQPGYDHSYYFISTFMADHIGWHAARLKA, encoded by the coding sequence ATGGAAACCGTCTCCACCAATCGCAGCCACGGCGGCACTCAGGGCGTTTACACGCACCAGAGCACTGCGACCGGCACGGCGATGACCTTCTCGGTCTTCGTGCCGGACCACGCTCCGGAGGCCAAGCTGCCTGTGCTGTGGTATCTGTCCGGCCTGACCTGCACCCACGCCAACGTCACCGAGAAGGGTGAGTTCCGGGCCGCCTGCGCCGAGCACGGGATCATCTTCATCGCGCCTGATACCAGCCCGCGCGGCGATGATCTGCCGGATGATGAGGCTTATGATTTCGGCAAGGGTGCCGGCTTCTATGTCGATGCAGTGCAGGCGCCGTGGTCAGTCAATTACCGCATGCGCACTTACATCGAGCAGGAACTGCCCGCCCTGGTTGCGGAGCACTTCCCGGTCGACATGGCGCGCCAAGGGATCACCGGCCATTCGATGGGTGGCCATGGTGCCCTAACCATCGGCCTGCGCAATCCTGATCGCTTCCGCTCGGTCAGTGCCTTTTCTCCGATTGTCAGTCCGCTCAATTGCCCTTGGGGGGAGAAAGCGCTGGGCGGATACTTGGGTCCCGACAAGGCCGCTTGGCGCGCGTATGACGCCTGCGCGCTGATCGAGGACGGGGCCCGCTTGCCCGACCTGCTGGTCGATCAGGGCGATGCCGACAGTTTCCTGCACGAGCAGCTCAAGACCGGACTGCTGGTCATGGCCTGCCGCAAGGCCGGCATCCCCGCGACGATCCGGATGCAGCCGGGCTATGACCATTCCTACTACTTCATCTCGACCTTCATGGCCGATCATATCGGCTGGCACGCCGCGCGTCTGAAGGCGTGA